Part of the Pueribacillus theae genome, CAGGATGGTTAAAGTCGGATAAATCAAATCCTGTAGAAAATACCGAAGATGAACCGGTAATGATGACAGCCATAATTTCTTCTTTTGTTTGCCAATTATTTAGGCACTGTGAGATTTCCTCTCTCATTTGTATGCTGATGGCATTCTTCTTTTCGGGGCGATTTAAAGTAATAATACCAATGTTGTTGTTTCTTTCCGCAATAATTTGTTGAAATTTCAATTCTATCACCTCTAATGTGATCATTAGGATCCTTTGGAATTTAGTTAAAAGAAACTTCAATTTTCCCATGTCATCATTAATTATCTATTCAATATACCCAAATATTCTTTCCAAGGCCCAACATCTGCCCTGTATCTCTCGGCCATTACCCTTACGATTTGAGCAATGTGTGTTAAATCATGAACAACCCATGTGGAAATCAACTCCTTTACCTTTACGACTCCAAATGCAGGGTGTGAGCCCGCACGTTTTAGCTGTGATTCAGATTCAACAAGCTCCTTAAGTCTGGTTATGCAATGCGTTCTCATCGTCTTAAATTCAAGCAATTTTTGTTCAATCGAACTTTCAGATTTCATATTCAAATGAGAAAACCGATCAAATGGAGGGAAGGGTTTTCTTCCCCCTTCTCGAAGAATAAATGCCAGCCGCGGTATCCAATTATTTTTCTCTCCCT contains:
- a CDS encoding DinB family protein produces the protein MNFNMKEAIEVLERTPQTLEYFLSGLSDGWLQCNEGEGTWDVSEVIGHLIEGEKNNWIPRLAFILREGGRKPFPPFDRFSHLNMKSESSIEQKLLEFKTMRTHCITRLKELVESESQLKRAGSHPAFGVVKVKELISTWVVHDLTHIAQIVRVMAERYRADVGPWKEYLGILNR